A genomic window from Cucumis melo cultivar AY chromosome 8, USDA_Cmelo_AY_1.0, whole genome shotgun sequence includes:
- the LOC103484505 gene encoding protein FRIGIDA-ESSENTIAL 1 isoform X1, whose protein sequence is MDTKRHDKHLRSETVSTTENSEVNKLSFVGETENSGNIEFSRPSGKPLEKKEEQSHGECTKVESPKCLKDKGTEDQEHTVGDKDVEALRNKDFGGSNYNKVPLCDSEVMVATATNGSSATLEDSDIGSKNHSAGRSIGSKNPEIESEQAGMQLENGENQMAPRSAASKKRSRSLSPVADVNGEEKHPAAAICDFYAKGWCIKGSSCSFLHIKNNAFDSDQHSEERAGVACLKKHAQLNEGLQYNADVLKSPVIRHPPNSSLLKDSSLSLKFGLSSEIPRDFSQSQGWDGLHEINKILLHQREDSLLSALPDCQKLPSTNFGASFPISRGLSASRHELPPEFGLSSDGFTQLGVMEEPANVACPRLLNDHLSPVRRTSLNSNPTLPTDAILASRFTTSNASLFPFTSSSSASLLGAHKMSIIDREHHVSTPASSLMRSSPFSASGSDNSFTHVPKNPSEYKTKYSLDDWEPSVPFRPSFFIPSITTASQYDPFLDSMDVPRIVGGSYNVTLDRQGHKEASPLSTLQRASGNFVVPGSSKPEFNDDTSSLSSHNKAADKNEKVGHLQGKDSILLEPEIRGRFGIDGRNGSRTREDDHIGLTREKDVNKKKKMGTGGELKLPNISLHEKDSEADSDRQLGDMDGKHLLDGNAPKESKATRHFRSALIELVKEILKPKWREGHLKKDVHNTVVKKTFDKVLGALQSHQVPTTAESVKQYLSSSRPKIEKLVEGYVSKYGKS, encoded by the exons ATGGACACCAAGAGGCATGACAAGCACTTGAGATCAGAAACTGTTAGTACCACCGAAAATTCTGAAGTCAATAAACTGTCCTTTGTAGGGGAAACTGAAAATAGTGGCAATATTGAATTTTCCCGTCCATCAGGTAAGCCATTGGAAAAAAAGGAGGAACAATCACATGGAGAGTGCACAAAAGTTGAATCACCGAAGTGTCTGAAGGATAAGGGGACAGAAGATCAAGAACATACTGTTGGTGATAAGGATGTAGAGGCTTTGAGAAATAAAGATTTTGGTGGCTCGAATTATAATAAAGTTCCATTATGCGATAGTGAGGTTATGGTTGCTACAGCTACCAATGGATCAAGTGCCACCTTAGAGGATTCTGACATTGGATCAAAAAATCACTCGGCTGGACGGAGTATTGGTAGTAAGAATCCTGAGATAGAAAGTGAGCAAGCGGGCATGCAACTAGAGAATGGAGAAAACCAAATGGCACCAAG ATCAGCTGCTTCTAAAAAGAGGTCAAGAAGTTTGTCCCCCGTTGCTGATGTTAATGGTGAAGAAAAACATCCTGCTGCAGCTATCTGTGACTTCTATGCTAAAGGATGGTGCATAAAAGGTAGCTCTTGCAGCTTTCTGCATATAAAAAATAATGCATTTGATAGTGACCAGCATTCTGAGGAACGTGCTGGTGTTGCATGCTTGAAAAAACATGCTCAGCTCAATGAAG GTTTGCAATACAATGCAGATGTGTTGAAATCACCAGTCATTCGTCATCCACCAAATTCTTCTCTTCTAAAGGACTCTTCACTTTCTCTGAAATTTGGTCTTTCTTCAGAAATACCGAGGGACTTCTCCCAAAGCCAAGGATGGGATGGGTTGCATGagataaacaaaattttattgCATCAGAGGGAGGATTCACTTTTGAGTGCACTTCCTGACTGCCAGAAATTGCCTTCTACTAATTTTGGTGCATCATTTCCCATTAGTAGAGGACTTTCTGCATCGAGGCATGAGTTGCCTCCTGAGTTTGGACTCTCTTCAGATGGCTTCACCCAATTGGGTGTCATGGAGGAACCCGCTAATGTTGCATGCCCACGTTTGCTGAACGATCACCTTTCTCCAGTTCGGAGAACTTCTCTGAATTCAAATCCCACTCTTCCAACGGATGCTATTTTAGCTTCTCGTTTCACTACCTCTAATGCTTCTTTGTTTCCTTTTACATCTTCCTCAAGTGCAAGCCTCCTTGGTGCTCATAAGATGTCCATTATTGACAGAGAACATCATGTTTCTACACCAGCCTCCTCGTTGATGAGAAGTTCCCCCTTTTCTGCCTCTGGATCAGATAATTCATTCACTCATGTGCCAAAGAATCCTTCAGAATACAAAACGAAATATTCGTTGGACGATTGGGAACCGTCTGTACCTTTTAGACCATCATTTTTCATTCCTTCAATAACTACGGCGAGCCAGTACGATCCTTTCTTGGATAGCATGGATGTACCGAGAATAGTGGGTGGTTCTTATAATGTTACTCTTGATCGTCAAGGACACAAAGAAGCATCACCTCTTAGTACTTTACAGAGGGCATCGGGTAATTTTGTGGTTCCTGGGAGCTCAAAGCCAGAATTTAATGATGATACAAGTTCCTTATCCTCTCACAATAAAGCTGCGGATAAGAATGAAAAGGTTGGCCATCTACAAGGCAAAGATTCAATTTTGTTGGAACCAGAAATACGAGGACGTTTTGGTATTGATGGCCGTAATGGTTCTAGGACTAGAGAGGATGATCACATAGGCCTCACTCGTGAAAAAGATGttaacaaaaagaagaaaatgggtACCGGTGGTGAACTAAAGCTTCCAAATATTTCATTACATGAAAAGGACTCTGAAGCAGATAGTGATAGGCAACTTGGTGATATGGATGGTAAGCATCTCTTGGATGGAAATGCTCCCAAAGAATCAAAAGCAACTAGGCACTTCCGTTCTGCTCTCATAGAATTGGTGAAAGAAATATTGAAACCTAAGTGGCGTGAGGGTCATCTAAAAAAGGATGTGCATAACACTGTTGTTAAGAAAACATTTGATAAGGTTCTTGGTGCTCTACAATCTCACCAAGTTCCAACTACAGCGGAATCAGTTAAGCAGTATCTTTCTTCATCTCGTCCGAAGATCGAGAAGCTTGTTGAG GGTTATGTTAGTAAATATGGAAAATCTTGA
- the LOC103484505 gene encoding protein FRIGIDA-ESSENTIAL 1 isoform X2, whose amino-acid sequence MVATATNGSSATLEDSDIGSKNHSAGRSIGSKNPEIESEQAGMQLENGENQMAPRSAASKKRSRSLSPVADVNGEEKHPAAAICDFYAKGWCIKGSSCSFLHIKNNAFDSDQHSEERAGVACLKKHAQLNEGLQYNADVLKSPVIRHPPNSSLLKDSSLSLKFGLSSEIPRDFSQSQGWDGLHEINKILLHQREDSLLSALPDCQKLPSTNFGASFPISRGLSASRHELPPEFGLSSDGFTQLGVMEEPANVACPRLLNDHLSPVRRTSLNSNPTLPTDAILASRFTTSNASLFPFTSSSSASLLGAHKMSIIDREHHVSTPASSLMRSSPFSASGSDNSFTHVPKNPSEYKTKYSLDDWEPSVPFRPSFFIPSITTASQYDPFLDSMDVPRIVGGSYNVTLDRQGHKEASPLSTLQRASGNFVVPGSSKPEFNDDTSSLSSHNKAADKNEKVGHLQGKDSILLEPEIRGRFGIDGRNGSRTREDDHIGLTREKDVNKKKKMGTGGELKLPNISLHEKDSEADSDRQLGDMDGKHLLDGNAPKESKATRHFRSALIELVKEILKPKWREGHLKKDVHNTVVKKTFDKVLGALQSHQVPTTAESVKQYLSSSRPKIEKLVEGYVSKYGKS is encoded by the exons ATGGTTGCTACAGCTACCAATGGATCAAGTGCCACCTTAGAGGATTCTGACATTGGATCAAAAAATCACTCGGCTGGACGGAGTATTGGTAGTAAGAATCCTGAGATAGAAAGTGAGCAAGCGGGCATGCAACTAGAGAATGGAGAAAACCAAATGGCACCAAG ATCAGCTGCTTCTAAAAAGAGGTCAAGAAGTTTGTCCCCCGTTGCTGATGTTAATGGTGAAGAAAAACATCCTGCTGCAGCTATCTGTGACTTCTATGCTAAAGGATGGTGCATAAAAGGTAGCTCTTGCAGCTTTCTGCATATAAAAAATAATGCATTTGATAGTGACCAGCATTCTGAGGAACGTGCTGGTGTTGCATGCTTGAAAAAACATGCTCAGCTCAATGAAG GTTTGCAATACAATGCAGATGTGTTGAAATCACCAGTCATTCGTCATCCACCAAATTCTTCTCTTCTAAAGGACTCTTCACTTTCTCTGAAATTTGGTCTTTCTTCAGAAATACCGAGGGACTTCTCCCAAAGCCAAGGATGGGATGGGTTGCATGagataaacaaaattttattgCATCAGAGGGAGGATTCACTTTTGAGTGCACTTCCTGACTGCCAGAAATTGCCTTCTACTAATTTTGGTGCATCATTTCCCATTAGTAGAGGACTTTCTGCATCGAGGCATGAGTTGCCTCCTGAGTTTGGACTCTCTTCAGATGGCTTCACCCAATTGGGTGTCATGGAGGAACCCGCTAATGTTGCATGCCCACGTTTGCTGAACGATCACCTTTCTCCAGTTCGGAGAACTTCTCTGAATTCAAATCCCACTCTTCCAACGGATGCTATTTTAGCTTCTCGTTTCACTACCTCTAATGCTTCTTTGTTTCCTTTTACATCTTCCTCAAGTGCAAGCCTCCTTGGTGCTCATAAGATGTCCATTATTGACAGAGAACATCATGTTTCTACACCAGCCTCCTCGTTGATGAGAAGTTCCCCCTTTTCTGCCTCTGGATCAGATAATTCATTCACTCATGTGCCAAAGAATCCTTCAGAATACAAAACGAAATATTCGTTGGACGATTGGGAACCGTCTGTACCTTTTAGACCATCATTTTTCATTCCTTCAATAACTACGGCGAGCCAGTACGATCCTTTCTTGGATAGCATGGATGTACCGAGAATAGTGGGTGGTTCTTATAATGTTACTCTTGATCGTCAAGGACACAAAGAAGCATCACCTCTTAGTACTTTACAGAGGGCATCGGGTAATTTTGTGGTTCCTGGGAGCTCAAAGCCAGAATTTAATGATGATACAAGTTCCTTATCCTCTCACAATAAAGCTGCGGATAAGAATGAAAAGGTTGGCCATCTACAAGGCAAAGATTCAATTTTGTTGGAACCAGAAATACGAGGACGTTTTGGTATTGATGGCCGTAATGGTTCTAGGACTAGAGAGGATGATCACATAGGCCTCACTCGTGAAAAAGATGttaacaaaaagaagaaaatgggtACCGGTGGTGAACTAAAGCTTCCAAATATTTCATTACATGAAAAGGACTCTGAAGCAGATAGTGATAGGCAACTTGGTGATATGGATGGTAAGCATCTCTTGGATGGAAATGCTCCCAAAGAATCAAAAGCAACTAGGCACTTCCGTTCTGCTCTCATAGAATTGGTGAAAGAAATATTGAAACCTAAGTGGCGTGAGGGTCATCTAAAAAAGGATGTGCATAACACTGTTGTTAAGAAAACATTTGATAAGGTTCTTGGTGCTCTACAATCTCACCAAGTTCCAACTACAGCGGAATCAGTTAAGCAGTATCTTTCTTCATCTCGTCCGAAGATCGAGAAGCTTGTTGAG GGTTATGTTAGTAAATATGGAAAATCTTGA